TATTAATAATATTATTAACAAAGACACGTCGGAGGTACGACATGATTAAAACTATAATTAAAAAAATGATTGAACGTTGTATACATACGAGTTTTAAATTACTATCAAAATTGCCAAATAAAAATCTAATTTATTTTGAAAGCTTTCATGGTAAACAATATAGTGATAATCCTAAAGCGTTATATGAGTATTTAGTTGAACATAGTGACGCGCAATTAGTTTGGGGTGTCAAAAAAGGATATGAAAGTATATTCAAACAAAACAATGTGCCATATGTTACAAAGTTTTCGATGAAATGGTTTTTAACGATGCCAAGAGCGAAAGCGTGGATGATTAATACACGTACCCCAGATTGGTTATATAAAGGACCTCAAACAACGTATTTACAGACTTGGCACGGTACACCACTGAAAAAAATTGGTTTGGATATTAGTAATGTGAAAATGCTAGGTACAACGACAACGGCATATCAAGATGATTTTAAAAAGGAAAGTCAACGTTGGGACTACTTAGTATCACCTAATCCGTATTCAACAGACATATTTCAACATGCATTTCATGTTAACCGAGATAAAATATTGGAAACGGGTTATCCACGTAATGACAAATTAACACATAAACAAAATGATACTGAATATATTAATCGTATAAAGATGCGTTTAAATATACCTTTAGACAAAAAAATAATTATGTATGCGCCAACTTGGCGTGATGATGAAGCCATTCGAGAAGGTTCATATCAATTTAATGTTAACTTTGATATCGAAGCTTTACGTCAAGCGCTGGATGATAATTATGTCATTTTATTACGCATGCATTATTTAGTTGTGACTCGTGTAGACGAGCATGATGATTTCGTGAAAGATGTCTCGGATTATGAAGATATTTCTGATTTGTATTTGATTAGTGATGTACTAATAACAGACTATTCATCTGTTATGTTTGACTATGGTGTTTTAAAGCGCCCACAAATTTTCTATGCTTATGATTTAGAAAAATATGGCGATGAACTCAGAGGATTTTATATGGATTATAAGAAAGAGTTGCCTGGTCCTATTGTTGAAAATCAAGCAGCACTTATTGAGACATTAAAACATATAGATATAACAGCTAATGATTATGTTGCAGCACGAACAGCTTTTTATCAAAAATATTGTTCATTAGAAGATGGATATGCATCGCAGCGAATTTGCCAAACACTTTTTAAGTGATTCCGTAAAAAAACAATAAAACATTATAAATTAATTGGTTTAGTGATATAAATAATAAACGAAATGTTTGCTTGTGTGTTATTATTTGTGTATAAAAACGTCTGATATGTTGTAATATAGACTTAAACAAAATATGCTAAAATATAAGCAAAATGTGTGTAATTTTATGTTTTACATTGACACTTAAAATTTTGATTTTAAAAACGAGTTATCACAAAAAATAGGAAATGAATTTTAAATAATTAAATATAGATATAGTTGAATGGAGGAAGTATTTTATGAAATACGCTGGTATTCTAGCTGGGGGTATAGGTTCAAGAATGGGTAATGTACCTTTACCTAAACAATTTTTAGATTTAGATAACAAACCTATTTTAATCCATACTTTAGAAAAATTTATTTTAATTAATGACTTTGAAAAAATTATTATTGCGACACCACAACAATGGATGACGCATACAAAAGATACACTTAGAAAATTCAAAATTTCTGATGAGAGAATTGAAGTGATTCAAGGTGGTAGTGATCGTAACGATACAATTATGAATATCGTTAAGCACATTGAATCTACAAACGGTGTAAATGAGGATGACGTTATTGTAACGCACGATGCAGTAAGACCATTTTTAACGCATCGTATTATTAAAGAAAATATTCAAGCTGCATTAGAGTATGGCGCGGTAGATACAGTTATTGATGCTATCGATACAATTGTTACATCTAAAGATAATCAAACAATTGATGCCATTCCAGTGCGTAATGAAATGTATCAAGGTCAAACACCACAATCATTCAATATTAATTTATTAAAAGAAAGCTATGCGCAGTTAAGTGATGAGCAAAAGAGTATCTTATCTGATGCATGTAAAATTATTGTTGAAACAAACAAACCGGTACGTCTTGTAAAAGGTGAATTATATAATATTAAAGTAACAACACCGTATGATTTAAAAGTAGCTAACGCTATTATTCGAGGTGGTATTGCCGATGATTAATCAAGTATATCAATTAGTTGCACCTAGACAATTTGAAGTTACGTATAACAACGTAGATATTTACAGTGATTATGTCATTGTACGTCCTTTATATATGTCAATTTGTGCTGCCGATCAAAGATACTACACAGGTAGCCGTGATGAAAATGTTTTATCGCAAAAACTACCAATGTCTTTAATTCATGAAGGTGTAGGAGAAGTAGTATTTGATAGTAAAGGTATATTCAATAAGGGCACGAAAGTTGTTATGGTACCTAATACGCCAACAGAAACAGACGATGTCATTGCTGAAAACTATTTGAAATCAAGTTATTTCAGATCAAGTGGTCATGATGGCTTCATGCAAGATTTCGTATTGCTAAATCATGATAGAGCTGTCCCGCTACCCGACGATATTGATTTAAGTATCATTTCATACACAGAACTTGTGACAGTTAGCCTACATGCCATCCGTCGATTTGAAAAGAAATCTATTTCCAACAAAAATACATTTGGTATTTGGGGAGACGGAAACTTAGGCTATATCACAGCTATTTTACTGCGTAAATTATATCCAGAGTCTAAAATTTATGTCTTTGGTAAGACAGATTATAAATTGAGCCACTTCTCATTTGTTGATGATGTCTTCTATATTAACAAAATACCTGAAGGCTTAACATTTGATCATGCATTTGAATGTGTTGGCGGGCGTGGTAGTCAATCAGCAATTAATCAGATGATTGATTACATTTCACCAGAGGGCAGTATTGCTTTATTAGGTGTAAGTGAGTTCCCAGTTGAAGTTAATACACGTCTTGTGTTAGAAAAAGGTTTAACATTGATTGGTAGCAGCCGAAGCGGATCAAAAGATTTCCAAGATGTTGTAGACTTATACATTAAATACCCAGATATCGTAGATAAATTAGCACTGTTAAAAGGTCAAGAGTTTGAGATTGCGACAATTAATGATTTAACAGAAGCTTTTGAAGCAGACTTATCTACATCTTGGGGTAAAACAGTACTAAAATGGATTATGTAAATAGAAAAGGATGAATTAACGTTGGTTAAAAGTAAGATATATATAGATAAAATCTATTGGGAACGTGTTCAATTATTCGTTGAAGGACATAGTGAAAACCTAGATTTAAAAGATAGCAATTTTGTATTAAGAAATTTAACTGAGACACGCACAATGAAGGCAAATGATATCAAAGTTGATGGTAATCAATTCGTTTGTCGTTTCAATGTAGCTATCTTAGACAATGGTTATTACTTACCTGAAGATAAGTATTTATTAGTTAATGAGCAAGAACTTGATTATATAGCACAGTTAAATCCAGATGTGATTAACGATGCATATCAAAATTTAAAGCCAGAACAAGAAGAACAATACAACGAATTAGAAACACAAAATGGTAAAATCAACTTCTTATTGCAGACTTACCTAAAAGAATTTAGAAAAGGCGGCATTTCAAAGAAAACGGTTTATACTGTGACACCTGAAATTTCTAGCGATGTTAACGAATTCGTCCTTGATGTTGTTGTAACAACACCGGAAGAAAAAAGTATTTATATCGTTCGCAAATATAAAGAATTGCGTAAGTATTTCCGCAAACAATCATTTAATACGAGACAATTTATTTTTAAAGCGATATTTAATACGACGAAGTTTTTCCATTTAAAAAAAGGGAATACGGTGTTGTTCACATCAGACTCTAGACCAACGATGTCTGGTAACTTTGAATACATCTATAATGAAATGTTACGTCAAAATTTAGATAAAAAGTATGATATTCACACTGTATTTAAAGCAAATATTACAGATAGACGTGGTATTATCGACAAATTTAGATTGCCATATTTGCTTGGTAAAGCAGATTACATCTTTGTTGATGACTTCCATCCATTGATTTATACAGTGCGTTTCAGACGTTCTCAAGAGGTTATTCAAGTATGGCATGCAGTTGGTGCCTTTAAAACAGTCGGCTTTAGCCGTACTGGTAAAAAAGGTGGACCATTCATAGATTCTTTAAATCATCGTAGCTATACAAAAGCTTATGTATCATCAGAAACCGATATTCCATTTTACGCTGAAGCATTTGGCATTAAAGAGAAAAATGTAGTGCCTACTGGTGTACCTCGTACAGACGTACTATTTGATGAAGCTTATGCGAAACAAATTAGACAAGAGATGGAAGATGAATTACCAATTATTAAAGGTAAAAAAGTCATTCTTTTCGCACCAACATTCAGAGGTAGTGGTCATGGTACAGCACACTATCCATTTTTCAAAATAGATTTCGAACGTTTAGCGAGATACTGTGAGAAAAATAACGCGGTTGTATTATTTAAAATGCATCCGTTTGTAAAAAATAGACTTAATATTGCAGACAAGCATAAACAATATTTTGTTGATGTTTCTGACTTTAGAGAAGTTAATGATATACTGTTTATAACAGATTTATTAATTAGTGACTACTCATCTTTAATATATGAATATGCAGTATTTAAAAAGCCAATGATTTTCTACGCATTTGATTTAGAAGATTACATTACGACGCGTGATTTCTATGAACCATATGAATCATTTGTTCCAGGTAAAATTGTACAATCATTTGATGAATTGATGGATGCCTTGGATAATGAAGATTATGAAGGAGAAAAAGTTATTCCGTTCTTAGATAAACATTTTAAATATCAAGATGGCCGCTCAAGTGAACGTTTAGTTAGAAATTTATTTGGTAGCTAAGTTTATATAGTGGTCACAGTGGGAGAGGTATAATGGTAAAATTTTCAGTAATAGTTCCGACATACAATTCAGAAAAATATATAACAGAATTGCTAAACAGCCTTGCGAAACAAGATTTTCCGAAAACTGATTTTGAAGTGATTGTCGTTGATGACTGTTCAACAGATCAAACGTTACAAATAGTTGAAAAGTATCGTAATAAACTGAACATGAAAGTAAGTCAACTCGAAACAAATTCAGGCGGTCCAGGTAAACCGAGAAATGTGGCGTTAAGACAAGCAGAAGGTGAATTTGTATTATTTGTGGATTCTGATGACTACATTAACAAAGAGACATTGAAAGATGCAGCAGCATTTATTGATGAACATCACTCTGATGTATTATTGATTAAAATGAAAGGTGTCAATGGTCGTGGAGTACCACAATCAATGTTTAAAGAAACAGCACCGGAAGTCACTTTGTTAAATTCAAGAATTATCTATACTTTAAGCCCAACCAAAATCTATAGAACAGCTTTACTAAAAGATAATGACATTTATTTCCCAGAAGAATTAAAGAGCGCAGAAGATCAATTATTTACGATGAAAGCATATTTAAATGCGAATCGAATTAGTGTATTAAGTGATAAAGCGTATTACTATGCTACAAAGCGTGAAGGGGAACATATGAGTAGTGCATATGTTTCACCAGAAGACTTTTATGAAGTTATGCGATTGATTACATTAGAAATTTTAAACGCTGATTTAGAAGAATCACATAAAGATCAAATCTTAGCAGAATTTTTAAATCGTCATTTTAGTTTTTCACGTACGAATGGTTTTTCACTTAAAGTTAAGTTGGAAGACCAACCACAATGGATTAATGCGTTAGGTGATTTTATACAAGCAGTACCTGAACGCGTAGATGCCTTAGTGTTAAGCAAATTACGCCCATTATTACACTATGCGAGAGCCAAAGATATCGATAATTATAGAACTGTAGAAGAAAGTTATCGTCAAGGGCAGTATTATCATTTTGATATAGTAGATGGCAAATTAAATATTCAATTCAATGAAGGTGAACCATTCTTTGAAGGTATCGATATTGCTAAACCGAAAGTTAAAATGACAGCCTTTAAATTTGATAACCATAAAATCGTTACAGAGCTAACATTAAATGAATTTATGATAGGCGAAGGACATTATGATGTCAGACTTAAGTTACATTCACGAAACAAGAAACATACAATGTATGTACCTTTAAGTGTTAATGCGAATAAACAATATCGTTTTAACATCATGTTAGAAGACATTAAAGCGTATTTACCTAAGGAAAAAA
This is a stretch of genomic DNA from Staphylococcus roterodami. It encodes these proteins:
- a CDS encoding CDP-glycerol glycerophosphotransferase family protein, with translation MIKTIIKKMIERCIHTSFKLLSKLPNKNLIYFESFHGKQYSDNPKALYEYLVEHSDAQLVWGVKKGYESIFKQNNVPYVTKFSMKWFLTMPRAKAWMINTRTPDWLYKGPQTTYLQTWHGTPLKKIGLDISNVKMLGTTTTAYQDDFKKESQRWDYLVSPNPYSTDIFQHAFHVNRDKILETGYPRNDKLTHKQNDTEYINRIKMRLNIPLDKKIIMYAPTWRDDEAIREGSYQFNVNFDIEALRQALDDNYVILLRMHYLVVTRVDEHDDFVKDVSDYEDISDLYLISDVLITDYSSVMFDYGVLKRPQIFYAYDLEKYGDELRGFYMDYKKELPGPIVENQAALIETLKHIDITANDYVAARTAFYQKYCSLEDGYASQRICQTLFK
- a CDS encoding D-ribitol-5-phosphate cytidylyltransferase, with translation MKYAGILAGGIGSRMGNVPLPKQFLDLDNKPILIHTLEKFILINDFEKIIIATPQQWMTHTKDTLRKFKISDERIEVIQGGSDRNDTIMNIVKHIESTNGVNEDDVIVTHDAVRPFLTHRIIKENIQAALEYGAVDTVIDAIDTIVTSKDNQTIDAIPVRNEMYQGQTPQSFNINLLKESYAQLSDEQKSILSDACKIIVETNKPVRLVKGELYNIKVTTPYDLKVANAIIRGGIADD
- a CDS encoding ribitol-5-phosphate dehydrogenase; this translates as MINQVYQLVAPRQFEVTYNNVDIYSDYVIVRPLYMSICAADQRYYTGSRDENVLSQKLPMSLIHEGVGEVVFDSKGIFNKGTKVVMVPNTPTETDDVIAENYLKSSYFRSSGHDGFMQDFVLLNHDRAVPLPDDIDLSIISYTELVTVSLHAIRRFEKKSISNKNTFGIWGDGNLGYITAILLRKLYPESKIYVFGKTDYKLSHFSFVDDVFYINKIPEGLTFDHAFECVGGRGSQSAINQMIDYISPEGSIALLGVSEFPVEVNTRLVLEKGLTLIGSSRSGSKDFQDVVDLYIKYPDIVDKLALLKGQEFEIATINDLTEAFEADLSTSWGKTVLKWIM
- a CDS encoding CDP-glycerol glycerophosphotransferase family protein, whose translation is MVKSKIYIDKIYWERVQLFVEGHSENLDLKDSNFVLRNLTETRTMKANDIKVDGNQFVCRFNVAILDNGYYLPEDKYLLVNEQELDYIAQLNPDVINDAYQNLKPEQEEQYNELETQNGKINFLLQTYLKEFRKGGISKKTVYTVTPEISSDVNEFVLDVVVTTPEEKSIYIVRKYKELRKYFRKQSFNTRQFIFKAIFNTTKFFHLKKGNTVLFTSDSRPTMSGNFEYIYNEMLRQNLDKKYDIHTVFKANITDRRGIIDKFRLPYLLGKADYIFVDDFHPLIYTVRFRRSQEVIQVWHAVGAFKTVGFSRTGKKGGPFIDSLNHRSYTKAYVSSETDIPFYAEAFGIKEKNVVPTGVPRTDVLFDEAYAKQIRQEMEDELPIIKGKKVILFAPTFRGSGHGTAHYPFFKIDFERLARYCEKNNAVVLFKMHPFVKNRLNIADKHKQYFVDVSDFREVNDILFITDLLISDYSSLIYEYAVFKKPMIFYAFDLEDYITTRDFYEPYESFVPGKIVQSFDELMDALDNEDYEGEKVIPFLDKHFKYQDGRSSERLVRNLFGS
- the tarS gene encoding poly(ribitol-phosphate) beta-N-acetylglucosaminyltransferase translates to MVKFSVIVPTYNSEKYITELLNSLAKQDFPKTDFEVIVVDDCSTDQTLQIVEKYRNKLNMKVSQLETNSGGPGKPRNVALRQAEGEFVLFVDSDDYINKETLKDAAAFIDEHHSDVLLIKMKGVNGRGVPQSMFKETAPEVTLLNSRIIYTLSPTKIYRTALLKDNDIYFPEELKSAEDQLFTMKAYLNANRISVLSDKAYYYATKREGEHMSSAYVSPEDFYEVMRLITLEILNADLEESHKDQILAEFLNRHFSFSRTNGFSLKVKLEDQPQWINALGDFIQAVPERVDALVLSKLRPLLHYARAKDIDNYRTVEESYRQGQYYHFDIVDGKLNIQFNEGEPFFEGIDIAKPKVKMTAFKFDNHKIVTELTLNEFMIGEGHYDVRLKLHSRNKKHTMYVPLSVNANKQYRFNIMLEDIKAYLPKEKIWDVFLEVQIGTEVFEVRVGNQRNKYAYTAETSALIHLNNDFYRLTPYFTKDFNNISLYFTAITLADSISMKLKGKNKIILTGIDRGYVFEEGMASVVLKDDMVMGMLSQTSDNEVEILLSEDIKKRDFKNIIKLNTAHVTYQINK